TTCGCCAGCGGTTACCGGTTCAATTTCCGGGTAGCGGAATTTTGTTTCGCCAACACCTTCGAACATCGCTTCGGCTTTAATCCAGGCCTTTGCGTTTTCGCTGATGAAATCCGGCATGTAATAGACGCTGTCGCGTTCGACACCCATCATCTTGCGCAGGCTGTGGTGACGCATCAGGCAGCGGGCGTGGTCGCCGTGGGCGTGCGTCAAGAACACATGGTCTAGTGGAATAGCCGAAAGCGGGCATTCGCCCATGTCAATGCAAAAATCAAGTTCGGGAATTTGAATATACGTTGCTAGTCCGGAAATCGAAAATCCGGAAATTGGAGAACACGGCGTATCGACGTGTATCTGCCGTAGAGCGTTATGTATGTACTTATTTTCGTTCACTTTTTTACCGCCCGATAATTTAGCAAATTACGTTGGGTAAAAAATGACACTTGATGTCACCCTGTACTCGTTACGGGGATAGAATAAAAAGCAGCTCGGCGAGAGCTGCTCTTTGTATTATAGAAATGTTCTTATTTGTCTGCTATGATTTTGTCGAATTCGGTGCAAGACATCATTTCGATGTTCACACCCATAGCCTTACTGCGGGTCCTGTCGTTACCCTTTCTTCCGGGAATACGGAAACAGAAATCGTACTTGTTTCCCTTGTCGGTCGGGATTCCCATCTTGAAAATGCGAAAACGTTCCATACCCGGTTTTGTAATTTCGTGGTAATCGTAAGAGTTCTTGATGCGTTCGAGGCGCTTTTCCTGAGAGAATTCGAGTTCGTTTGTAATTGGACCTTCCAGATTGAGCGGCAAGGAATTCTGGAAACGGAGTTCGAGCTTTCCGTTTGTCTTCACGATCGAGGTCTCGGAAGGCTTGATCAGGTAGCGCTGTTGGGGAATGTTCTTATAGGCGATGTTGTGGCTGCTAGCTTTGCGGACTCCGCAAACTTCACGCATGTCAGGGTTCGCGACAAAGTCGATATCACGGCAAATCGGCGGAAGGTCGGTCGGGATTTCGAGTTCTTCGGCTTTCTGTGAGGATGAACCGGCACAACCGGCCAAGAACGAAACAGCAATAAGGCTGGATGACAACAAGATTTTATTCTTCATACCATCAAATATAAGATTATTATATAAAATTGCGAATTTTTTTTTGAAAATGGTTTAAAATGCTGTAATAAATGCCACTTTTTTACATATTTGTAAAGTTTTTGTAAACGAAACTTGTTGTAACCGCCTTCGTGCCCTTTGGAGTTTAAAAAAATATTCTATCTTTGGCGTGGAAAAAATGGGATTGATGTAAAATGAAAATCTACAGCTGGAATGTCAACGGTATTCGCTCCGTCCTGAAAAAAGGGTTTGAGGATTGGTTCTCAGCGACCGATCCCGATGTGCTTTGCCTTCAGGAAGTCCGGGCCGAAAAGAGCCAGGTCTCCGCAATCGCAAGCCGCGAAGGCTACTACACTTATTGGAACGCTTGCAAGCGCAAGAAGGGTTACAGCGGTGTAGCGGTCTATTCCAAAATTGAACCCGATGCGGTCAATTACGGTTTTGACATCGAGGAATTTGATGTTGAAGGGCGTGTGCTCCAACTGGTGTTCCCGGATTGGGTGCTCAATTGCATCTATTTCCCGAATGGTGGGCAGGGTGACGACCGCTTGGATTACAAACTCCGCTTCTACGATGCGTTCCTGGAAAATAGCAAGCAGTGGCTGCGCGATGGCAAGCATGTGGTAACCGTAGGTGACTATAATACATGCCATAAGGAAATCGATATTGCGCGCCCGAAAGAAAACGAGAACGTGAGCGGATTCTTGCCGATTGAACGGGCCTGGATGGACAAGTATGTCGAAAATGGCTTTGTCGATACATTCCGCACGCTGCACCCTGATACCCGCGATGCTTATTCGTGGTGGTCAAACCGCTTTGGTGCGCGCGAAAGGAATGTGGGCTGGCGTTTGGATTATGGATTTGTGGATGCAGCGCTTATGCCGAATGTGGTGAGCTCCGAAATTTTGAGCAGTGTAACAGGATCTGACCATTGCCCGATTTGCTTGGATCTTGAACCGCCGTTTGCTCCGCTCCCAATCAAAAAGTCCGAAGAAATCTAAAATTAAAATATTATTTTCTGTTGTTTTTTTGTAACGTAGTCCCGCATGTCGGGACTTTTTTTGTTTGTGAAAAATTAAAGCACTTTAAGCTGTTAAAGAAATGAAAAATATATGAAAAAAACTTGTTTTTAAAATTCAATTATGTTATATTGGCATTAAATCTAAAAAGGAGATAAATATGTTCAAAAAAATTATTCTTGCAGCAGTTGTTGTGGCAAGTGCTGTATTTGCTCAAAACGTAAAAATTGGTGCTCACGCAGCAGGTAGTTTTGGTACTGCTTGGGGTGATAATGTTGATATGCTTGAAATTGGCTGGGGTCCGGGTTTCAATGTTGGTGCTGACGCCAAGCTTGTCATTAATCCGCAGTTCTCTTTAGTTGGTGGAATTGGTGTTGATTATCGTCGTATTTTCTGGGATGTCGGTGGAATGATGAAAAACCAGATGACGAAGATGATGAGTATGGCGGGTATAGATTTTGATACTTACTATAGTTCTTTGCCTGCAAAACAAAAAATGATGGCGGACGTTGTGTTTGAATCGGAAATGACGTTCTCGTTACTTTATGTTGACATCCCAGTTGTAGCTCGTATTAACCCGGTTCCGAATTTCTTTATTGATGCTGGTATTGATTTGGGCATTAACGTGAGCGCTTCTGTCACTAGCAAAACGATTGGTGTAGAAAAGACGGAAGATGTCGATAGTGATATGAAGAGTACTATTGATTTCGGTTTCGTTGTTGGTCTTGGCTATTCTGTTACGGATAAGATTGATATCAATTTCCGTACTGCAATTGGCCTAACAGACATGATTGACATGCAGAAGGCTTTTAACAGAGTAAGTCCTGATGATGATGATAGCTCTTATGATGAAGACGATGACGATGATACTCCTACATTCGGCTTCAAGAATTTGCGCTTTCAGCTTGGCGTGACCTTCTGGTTCATGTAATCGTTTAGATATTAGAAAAAGCCCCACACTTAATTAGAAGTGTGGGCTTTTTTGTACGTAAAAATTTTTGCGGTTATCGCGTCTTGATAATCATCCAGGCTTCGTCGTATAGCCTTTCGATGTCGCCTAGATCAGTGAGGAATACCATGCGGTTGATTTCTTGCTTGTTGGGGTTGATCACGCGATTGTTCTTGAAACTGTCATCGATAACTTCGAGGCTTGCCTTGTTTGGTGTTGCAAAGTTGAGCGATTTTGCAAGATTTGCGCCGACTTTAGCATCCAAGATGTAGTTCATGAAGGCGTATGCACCTGCAATGTTTGAAGCCTTGGAACTTAAAAGCATGGCGTCAACCCACATAAACGACCCTTCCTTCGGAATCACGAACTGGAGTGTGGAATCTTCGTTGATGGCTGCTTGCGCTTCGCCATTGAAAACGATTGCAGCGCTATTCATACGTGAAAGCACTTTTGCTTTTCCTTCGACTGAATTTTCGAATCCGGCAAAGTGGAGGTCTTGTTTTATCTGTAATATGTATTCCACGGCCTTGTTTATTTCGGATTGCTTTGTGCTATTGGCGCTATTGCCCGTGGCTTGGAGCGCCATGCTGAGCATGGAGCGGCTTTCGCTGAGCAAACTAAAACTACCCTTGGTGATTTTTTCGTCGTAGAGCATGGAATAGCTTACGCTATCCGGGTGGATTTTTTCGCCACGGAAGAGGATTCCTGTGGTGCCCCAAAGGTAGGGGAGGCTGTAGGTGTTTGTAGGGTCGTATTTTTGATTTCGAAACTGCGGCGCGACATTTATGCGGTTGGGAATCAAACTCATGTTGAGTGGCGCGATGAGGCGAAGCTGAATCATTTGCTGAATGACCACGTCAGAAGCGATGATGACATCGTATTTGCCTGTTTTGGCGGTCATGAGTTTCGCAAGCATTTCTTCTTGGGCTTCGTAGATTTCCAATTTGATCTTGTAGCCGGTCTTTTTCTGAAAATCTTTTAGCAATTCTGGAGTGATATATTCGCTATAAAGCATCACCGTAACAGTCTTGGATAAATCTGCAATTTCCCCCTGCTTTTGTATGCAGGCGGTTATTGCCAAGGCTGCGAGAAGTGCAAAAATTAGAATAATCGATTTCAAATCAGCATCCCGTTATAGAATGTTGTAACATACAAAACATAAAAAAATATTCTTCGAAATGCTCGAAAAATTTTCGTTTAGTACAAAAAAAGAACCCGACTCAATGGTCGGGCTCTAGACTGATTCGTAATAAAAAAATTAAGATAAAAGAAAACCTCGCAGTGCGAGGTTCCGTTAACTAATCATCAATAATTAATGACTAGCTATGCAAGTACTCGATAATCGCGTCGTGGATGGTGGTGAACACGCTGCGCAGTTCGTCTTCGTCTTCTTCCAAGAGTGTCACGCGGAAGCCCTTGAGGTCTGTGCAGAAACTCGTGCTCGGCACAACGCAGATGCCCTTTGCGCCCAAGAGGTAATACACAAAGCGGTAGTCGAGGTTTGTGGTCTTGCTGCACCATTCTTCGACTTTCTTCTTGATAATCGGATTGTCGATTTTCAAGGTCTGGTGGCTGTTGAGCACGCCTTCGCGGAAGATGATGGTGTTGTAGAATGCACCGTAAGTCGGGTTGAAATACAGCTCCGGAATGTCGGAGAGAATTTCGTTGATGATGGCGCTGCGGCGTCCGATCTTTTCGTTGAGTGCGTCGCGGTGTTCCTTGAAACGGGCATCGCCAAGCACTCGCGGAATCGTCATCTGCGGGAGCGTGGTTGAGCAGACTTCCACCATCTTGGCATTGTCGAGTGCACGGCAGAAAGCATCGAACTGCTCGTCCTTGTCGCGGTTGTAGTATTCGGCCCAGCCGCAACGTGCGCCCGGCCACGGGTATTCTTTAGAAATGCCCTTGAGTGCGATACCCGGAACATCGCCGATGTATTCGGCGAGCGCGTAAGCGTGAGCGCCATTGTACACAATCTTGTTGTAAATTTCGTCGCAGATAATGAACAGGTTATAGCGCTTAGCGATATCGACCATCTTCTGGAGAATTTCGAGCGGGTAGACCATGCCGGTCGGGTTGTCCGGGTTCAGAATCAAGATACCAGCAATGCTCGGGTTGTACTTCACCTTGTTTTCGAGTTCTTCCAAGTCCGGGTACCAGTGGTTTTCGGGCTGGAGGCGGTAAGTAATCGGCGAAGTGTGTGCGTGAGCGGCTTCGGCAGAGCTGTGCGTCGAGTAAGCCGGTGCCGGTCCGATAATGCGGGTGGTCATCGACAAAAGGCCGTAAATTGTGGCG
This portion of the Fibrobacter succinogenes genome encodes:
- a CDS encoding pyridoxal phosphate-dependent aminotransferase, with the translated sequence MRRRLLSEGAKELSYEIREIVKKANQLKALGLPIHWENIGDPIEKKCQLPEWIKDIVVDLVKTNRSYGYCPSKGMLETREFLVKENNKLGGAQINVDDILFFNGLGDAIATIYGLLSMTTRIIGPAPAYSTHSSAEAAHAHTSPITYRLQPENHWYPDLEELENKVKYNPSIAGILILNPDNPTGMVYPLEILQKMVDIAKRYNLFIICDEIYNKIVYNGAHAYALAEYIGDVPGIALKGISKEYPWPGARCGWAEYYNRDKDEQFDAFCRALDNAKMVEVCSTTLPQMTIPRVLGDARFKEHRDALNEKIGRRSAIINEILSDIPELYFNPTYGAFYNTIIFREGVLNSHQTLKIDNPIIKKKVEEWCSKTTNLDYRFVYYLLGAKGICVVPSTSFCTDLKGFRVTLLEEDEDELRSVFTTIHDAIIEYLHS
- a CDS encoding porin family protein — its product is MASAVFAQNVKIGAHAAGSFGTAWGDNVDMLEIGWGPGFNVGADAKLVINPQFSLVGGIGVDYRRIFWDVGGMMKNQMTKMMSMAGIDFDTYYSSLPAKQKMMADVVFESEMTFSLLYVDIPVVARINPVPNFFIDAGIDLGINVSASVTSKTIGVEKTEDVDSDMKSTIDFGFVVGLGYSVTDKIDINFRTAIGLTDMIDMQKAFNRVSPDDDDSSYDEDDDDDTPTFGFKNLRFQLGVTFWFM
- a CDS encoding spermidine/putrescine ABC transporter substrate-binding protein; protein product: MKSIILIFALLAALAITACIQKQGEIADLSKTVTVMLYSEYITPELLKDFQKKTGYKIKLEIYEAQEEMLAKLMTAKTGKYDVIIASDVVIQQMIQLRLIAPLNMSLIPNRINVAPQFRNQKYDPTNTYSLPYLWGTTGILFRGEKIHPDSVSYSMLYDEKITKGSFSLLSESRSMLSMALQATGNSANSTKQSEINKAVEYILQIKQDLHFAGFENSVEGKAKVLSRMNSAAIVFNGEAQAAINEDSTLQFVIPKEGSFMWVDAMLLSSKASNIAGAYAFMNYILDAKVGANLAKSLNFATPNKASLEVIDDSFKNNRVINPNKQEINRMVFLTDLGDIERLYDEAWMIIKTR
- a CDS encoding exodeoxyribonuclease III, with translation MKIYSWNVNGIRSVLKKGFEDWFSATDPDVLCLQEVRAEKSQVSAIASREGYYTYWNACKRKKGYSGVAVYSKIEPDAVNYGFDIEEFDVEGRVLQLVFPDWVLNCIYFPNGGQGDDRLDYKLRFYDAFLENSKQWLRDGKHVVTVGDYNTCHKEIDIARPKENENVSGFLPIERAWMDKYVENGFVDTFRTLHPDTRDAYSWWSNRFGARERNVGWRLDYGFVDAALMPNVVSSEILSSVTGSDHCPICLDLEPPFAPLPIKKSEEI